The Pleuronectes platessa chromosome 23, fPlePla1.1, whole genome shotgun sequence genome contains a region encoding:
- the LOC128429838 gene encoding uncharacterized protein LOC128429838 isoform X1, with protein MKTSPKFILSLTCFFLGKMVQMHQFILSLQDSGFISADVGDNLTFQCLYERDDINIYWYKQTLGQKPRIISMTYKYSKDFPLLNEFKDNQRFTVESNDLVSHLNISDLQLSDSATYYCSKSRSYVFEFTEGVTVSVKGSGSNIQPVVHQSESIQPGGSVTLSCTVHTGTCDGEHSLYWVKNSEEPQPGLIYTHGDRNHECERKPDTQTNTCVYNLSMERLNRSHAGTYYCAVAACGHIVFGDGTKLEFDDEVNWLGYFLSGALGFTISLLLAVLLYKINKRRCWRSSESCTQPSFHSTTNAEGNEHADDLHYAAVNVNVASRSRRQRDNTNDECVYSSVKL; from the exons ATGAAGACATCTCCGAAGTTCATTCTCTCCCTGACATGTTTCTTCTTGGGGAAAAtgg TTCAGATGCATCAATTTATCTTGTCTCTTCAAGACAGTGGATTCATATCAGCTGATGTTGGAGACAACTTGACTTTTCAGTGTTTATATGAGAGGGATGACATTAACATTTATTGGTACAAACAGACATTAGGACAGAAACCTCGAATTATCTCAATGACGTACAAATACTCGAAAGATTTTCCATTATTAAATGAATTCAAGGACAATCAACGTTTTACTGTGGAATCTAATGATCTTGTGAGTCACCTCAATATCTCAGATCTGCAGCTTTCAGACTCAGCTACTTACTACTGTTCAAAGAGTCGTTCATATGTGTTTGAGTTTACGGAGGGCGTCACTGTCAGTGTGAAAGGTTCAGGGTCTAACATCCAGCCTGTGGTGCATCAATCTGAGAGCATCCAGCCAGGAGGctctgtgactctcagctgTACAGTTCACACTGGGACCTGTGATGGAGAACACAGTCTTTACTGGGTCAAGAACTCTGAAGAACCTCAGCCAGGACTCATTTACACCCACGGAGACAGGAACCATGAGTGTGAGAGGAAAcccgacacacagacaaacacatgtgtCTACAACTTGTCAATGGAGAGACTGAACCGTTCTCATGCTGGGACCTACTACTGTGCTGTCGCTGCATGTGGACACATTGTGTTTGGAGACGGGACCAAGCTGGAGTTTGATG atgaAGTGAACTGGCTGGGGTATTTCCTGAGTGGAGCTTTGGGATTCACCATCAGCCTTTTGCTGGCTGTGTTACTGTACAAGATAAATAAGAGGAGATGCTGGAGAAGTTCAG AGTCTTGTACACAACCATCATTTCACTCCACAACAAATGCAGAG GGCAACGAACATGCAGATGACCTCCATTACGCTGCAGTAAATGTGAACGTGGCCAGCAGATCAAGACGACAGAGGGACAACACAAACGATGAATGTGTGTACTCAAGTGTTAAACTGTAG
- the LOC128429838 gene encoding uncharacterized protein LOC128429838 isoform X3, which translates to MKTSPKFVLYLTCFFLGKMVQMHQFILSLQDSGFISADVGDNLTFQCLYERDDINIYWYKQTLGQKPRIISMTYKYSKDFPLLNEFKDNQRFTVESNDLVSHLNISDLQLSDSATYYCSKSRSYVFEFTEGVTVSVKGSGSNIQPVVHQSESIQPGGSVTLSCTVHTGTCDGEHSLYWVKNSEEPQPGLIYTHGDRNHECERKPDTQTNTCVYNLSMERLNRSHAGTYYCAVAACGHIVFGDGTKLEFDDEVNWLGYFLSGALGFTISLLLAVLLYKINKRRCWRSSESCTQPSFHSTTNAEGNEHADDLHYAAVNVNVASRSRRQRDNTNDECVYSSVKL; encoded by the exons TTCAGATGCATCAATTTATCTTGTCTCTTCAAGACAGTGGATTCATATCAGCTGATGTTGGAGACAACTTGACTTTTCAGTGTTTATATGAGAGGGATGACATTAACATTTATTGGTACAAACAGACATTAGGACAGAAACCTCGAATTATCTCAATGACGTACAAATACTCGAAAGATTTTCCATTATTAAATGAATTCAAGGACAATCAACGTTTTACTGTGGAATCTAATGATCTTGTGAGTCACCTCAATATCTCAGATCTGCAGCTTTCAGACTCAGCTACTTACTACTGTTCAAAGAGTCGTTCATATGTGTTTGAGTTTACGGAGGGCGTCACTGTCAGTGTGAAAGGTTCAGGGTCTAACATCCAGCCTGTGGTGCATCAATCTGAGAGCATCCAGCCAGGAGGctctgtgactctcagctgTACAGTTCACACTGGGACCTGTGATGGAGAACACAGTCTTTACTGGGTCAAGAACTCTGAAGAACCTCAGCCAGGACTCATTTACACCCACGGAGACAGGAACCATGAGTGTGAGAGGAAAcccgacacacagacaaacacatgtgtCTACAACTTGTCAATGGAGAGACTGAACCGTTCTCATGCTGGGACCTACTACTGTGCTGTCGCTGCATGTGGACACATTGTGTTTGGAGACGGGACCAAGCTGGAGTTTGATG atgaAGTGAACTGGCTGGGGTATTTCCTGAGTGGAGCTTTGGGATTCACCATCAGCCTTTTGCTGGCTGTGTTACTGTACAAGATAAATAAGAGGAGATGCTGGAGAAGTTCAG AGTCTTGTACACAACCATCATTTCACTCCACAACAAATGCAGAG GGCAACGAACATGCAGATGACCTCCATTACGCTGCAGTAAATGTGAACGTGGCCAGCAGATCAAGACGACAGAGGGACAACACAAACGATGAATGTGTGTACTCAAGTGTTAAACTGTAG